In Hevea brasiliensis isolate MT/VB/25A 57/8 chromosome 13, ASM3005281v1, whole genome shotgun sequence, a single genomic region encodes these proteins:
- the LOC110654920 gene encoding actin-related protein 2/3 complex subunit 3 isoform X1: MVPNLVYHSSFVDEEGIRKACGCPLLPLKSHIKGPAPVSDQDRTDIVDEAITFFRANVFFKNFDIKSPADKLLIYLTFYINVALKRLEGCRTLAEGTKAIINLGLEKVPVPGESGFPFPGLFVSPESQKEAELFRNYLKQIREETSGRLLSVAYRHNGTPNKWWLAFAKRKFVNVIAL, from the exons ATGGTACCCAATCTA GTTTATCACTCTAGCTTTGTGGATGAGGAAGGAATTAGAAAAGCTTGTGGGTGCCCTTTACTTCCTTTGAAAAGCCATATAAAGGGTCCTGCTCCAGTTTCAGATCAAG ATAGAACTGATATAGTTGATGAAGCAATCACATTCTTCCGTGCTAATGTTTTCTTTAAAAACTTCGATATTAAGAGCCCAGCTGATAAGCTTCTTATTTATTTGACTTTCTATATCAATGTGGCTTTGAAGAGGCTTGAAGGATGTAGAACATTGGCTGAAGGGACCAAAGCAATCATTAATTTGGGTCTGGAAAAGGTTCCTGTGCCTGGAGAATCTGGATTTCCATTTCCTGGTCTTTTTGTGAGTCCTGAATCTCAAAAGGAAGCAG AGCTGTTTAGAAATTATCTGAAGCAGATAAGGGAAGAAACAAGTGGAAGATTATTGAGTGTTGCGTATAGACATAATGGGACTCCAAACAAATGGTGGTTGGCGTTTGCTAAGAGGAAATTTGTGAATGTTATTGCTTTATGA
- the LOC110654920 gene encoding actin-related protein 2/3 complex subunit 3 isoform X2 produces MVYHSSFVDEEGIRKACGCPLLPLKSHIKGPAPVSDQDRTDIVDEAITFFRANVFFKNFDIKSPADKLLIYLTFYINVALKRLEGCRTLAEGTKAIINLGLEKVPVPGESGFPFPGLFVSPESQKEAELFRNYLKQIREETSGRLLSVAYRHNGTPNKWWLAFAKRKFVNVIAL; encoded by the exons ATG GTTTATCACTCTAGCTTTGTGGATGAGGAAGGAATTAGAAAAGCTTGTGGGTGCCCTTTACTTCCTTTGAAAAGCCATATAAAGGGTCCTGCTCCAGTTTCAGATCAAG ATAGAACTGATATAGTTGATGAAGCAATCACATTCTTCCGTGCTAATGTTTTCTTTAAAAACTTCGATATTAAGAGCCCAGCTGATAAGCTTCTTATTTATTTGACTTTCTATATCAATGTGGCTTTGAAGAGGCTTGAAGGATGTAGAACATTGGCTGAAGGGACCAAAGCAATCATTAATTTGGGTCTGGAAAAGGTTCCTGTGCCTGGAGAATCTGGATTTCCATTTCCTGGTCTTTTTGTGAGTCCTGAATCTCAAAAGGAAGCAG AGCTGTTTAGAAATTATCTGAAGCAGATAAGGGAAGAAACAAGTGGAAGATTATTGAGTGTTGCGTATAGACATAATGGGACTCCAAACAAATGGTGGTTGGCGTTTGCTAAGAGGAAATTTGTGAATGTTATTGCTTTATGA
- the LOC110654919 gene encoding ubiquitin C-terminal hydrolase 22 produces the protein MSSKINHHHHHHRFNTQIFPPPCPHLAEFRARNGSKPFRALQDCLRVKPPGGRAAIRRDPSEVPRCGACGESARPRLYACLACAAISCHAPPGPSHAAAHATSMPPGHEIAVDVDRAEIFCCACRDQVYDRDFDAAVVLSQTATLKSATIQSAKPENLRKRRRVDYRPWSPDIRDRVLMETGSSPLENGSDLPRGLRGLNNLGNTCFMNSVLQALLHTPPLRNYFLSDRHNRYYCKKKNGVSNSNAGGKRNVGTADGHGNKNARLCLACDMDAMFSAVFSGDRKPYSPAKFLYSWWQHASNLASYEQQDAHEFFISMLDGIHENVEKDRHKPHSQGHGDCCIAHRVFSGILRSDVMCMTCGFTSTTYDPCVDISLDLEPHQGGSSKSVSTKTHHSCNGEVDGMNPGQNCGISTLMGCLDRFTRPERLGADQKFFCQQCQVRQESLKQMSIRKLPLVSCFHIKRFEHSSIRKMSRKVDRYLQFPFSLDMTPYLSSSILRNRFGNRIFPFDGDEPDASNEMSSEFELFAVVTHTGKLDAGHYVTYLRLSNQWYKCDDAWVTQVNENIVRAAQGYMMFYVQKMLYYKASENRAVS, from the exons ATGTCATCAAAGATcaaccatcaccaccaccaccaccggttCAACACCCAGATTTTCCCTCCTCCTTGTCCCCACTTAGCCGAGTTCCGTGCCCGGAACGGCTCCAAGCCCTTCCGGGCCCTCCAAGATTGTCTCCGGGTGAAACCACCGGGCGGACGGGCAGCTATACGCCGGGACCCCTCCGAGGTTCCTCGCTGCGGCGCGTGCGGAGAGTCTGCGCGGCCCCGGCTTTACGCTTGCTTGGCATGCGCGGCTATCTCTTGCCACGCGCCTCCCGGACCATCCCACGCGGCTGCGCATGCCACTTCCATGCCTCCAGGCCATGAGATCGCGGTGGACGTTGATCGCGCGGAGATCTTCTGCTGTGCGTGCCGCGATCAGGTCTACGACCGGGATTTCGATGCCGCGGTGGTCTTATCCCAAACCGCCACACTCAAATCAGCCACAATCCAATCGGCAAAACCCGAAAATCTCCGTAAAAGACGGAGAGTCGATTACCGGCCCTGGTCTCCTGATATCAGGGACCGTGTGTTGATGGAGACCGGCTCGAGTCCGCTGGAAAACGGGTCTGATTTGCCGCGAGGCTTGCGAGGATTGAATAACCTGGGAAACACTTGCTTTATGAACTCGGTGCTTCAGGCATTGCTTCATACGCCGCCGTTGAGGAATTATTTCTTGAGCGATCGGCATAACAGGTACTATTGTAAGAAGAAGAATGGCGTTTCCAATAGTAACGCTGGTGGGAAGAGGAATGTGGGTACTGCTGATGGTCATGGGAACAAGAATGCGAGGTTGTGTTTGGCTTGTGACATGGATGCGATGTTTTCAGCTGTTTTTTCCGGGGATCGGAAGCCTTATAGCCCCGCAAAGTTTTTATACAG TTGGTGGCAACACGCGTCTAACTTGGCAAGTTACGAACAACAGGATGCCCATGAATTTTTCATCTCTATGCTTGATGGGATCCATGAAAATGTGGAGAAGGATCGACACAAGCCCCACAGTCAAG GCCATGGAGACTGTTGTATTGCACATAGAGTTTTTTCTGGTATCTTGCGATCCGATGTGATGTGTATGACTTGTGGTTTCACATCCACAACATACGACCCATGTGTGGACATCTCACTGGATTTAGAACCTCACCAAGGGGGTTCTTCAAAGTCAGTATCTACAAAGACTCATCATTCTTGCAATGGTGAGGTGGATGGCATGAATCCAGGCCAAAACTGTGGGATATCTACTCTTATGGGGTGTTTGGACCGGTTTACTAGGCCTGAGAGATTGGGGGCTGACCAAAAATTCTTTTGCCAACAATGTCAGGTGAGGCAGGAGTCTCTCAAACAGATGTCTATAAGAAAGCTTCCTTTGGTTTCTTGTTTCCACATCAAAAGATTTGAGCATTCTTCGATTAGGAAAATGTCAAGGAAGGTTGATCGTTATTTGCAATTCCCTTTTTCATTGGACATGACACCTTATCTTTCTTCTTCCATCTTGAGAAATCGATTTGGCAATAGGATTTTCCCATTCGATGGAGACGAACCAGATGCTTCAAATGAGATGTCATCAGAGTTTGAGTTGTTTGCTGTTGTCACGCACACAGGTAAACTTGATGCTGGTCACTATGTGACCTATTTACGCCTAAGTAATCAATGGTACAAGTGTGATGATGCTTGGGTTACTCAAGTCAATGAGAATATTGTGAGGGCTGCACAAGGCTACATGATGTTTTATGTACAGAAGATGCTTTATTACAAAGCAAGTGAGAACCGGGCAGTCTCATGA